A region of Rhodamnia argentea isolate NSW1041297 chromosome 9, ASM2092103v1, whole genome shotgun sequence DNA encodes the following proteins:
- the LOC115739650 gene encoding G-type lectin S-receptor-like serine/threonine-protein kinase At1g11330 — protein MALLGIANFLVLVLFLVSCDLKFLTCTETITPTQFVRDPEAVTSEGGVFKLGFFSPPGSADRYVAIWYNQISVVSVIWVANRDRPLKDSSGTVKISEDGNIVVSDGQNEVLWSSNVSGIVTANVTTRAQLFDSGNLVLQEIDSSNNRTVSIWESFGDPTDSFLPSMEITNGEGKQALSSWKSSSNPSVGNFSAGLDSQNIPEVLIWKMGSPYWRSGPWTGLVFIGIPDSSSVYLKRLTLVDEKETPIYLTYTVVNQSFLSNFALNPEGNFVLKYWDDLKQNWDISWSALNSECDVYGTCGSFGSCNPKSSPICSCLRGFKPKNIEEWSAGNWTSGCVRRTPTQCERTNSSLEIGKPDGFFRLENVKVPDFAEWSSGNNCEALCLANCSCIAYAYFDAITCMIWTVNLIDIQKFSEGGTDIYIRVADSELNYNRKKKVIILAMVITGAAAASVFTFFLCRWMAKRKASKELLLSRGKKSNRVYSGGNMQVHEIKNINLQNLPLSTFDMLVTATDNFDSSNLLGQGGFGPVYKGKMPNGQEIAVKRLSRASRQGLQEFMNEVGVISKLQHRNLVRLLGCCIEGDEKILIYEYLPNKSLDAILFDPLICHELDWRKRQSIITEIARGILYLHRDSRLRIIHRDLKASNILLDEELNPKISDFGLARIFGGNQDQAKTRKVVGTFGYMSPEYAIHGRYSEKSDVYSFGVLLLEILSGRRSTSFHPDDQTLSLLGFAWKSWTEENTAAFVSPVIYAPSDEIAILRFLHVGLLCVQEHMRDRPSMSTVISMLNSEILDLPSPKAPAFTSTQADVKTQQDQKHCSVNNLTVTIVKPR, from the exons ATGGCTCTGCTGGGCATTGCAAATTTCTTGGTTCTTGTTCTCTTTCTCGTTTCATGTGATCTAAAGTTTCTCACTTGCACAGAAACCATCACCCCAACGCAGTTCGTCAGAGACCCGGAAGCTGTAACTTCAGAAGGCGGCGTCTTTAAGCTTGGATTCTTCAGCCCTCCAGGTTCTGCCGATCGATATGTGGCCATATGGTACAACCAAATCTCTGTTGTTTCGGTAATTTGGGTGGCCAACCGAGACAGGCCTCTCAAGGATTCTTCAGGGACTGTGAAGATATCTGAGGACGGTAACATCGTGGTCTCCGATGGACAGAATGAGGTTCTCTGGTCGTCAAACGTGTCAGGCATCGTGACTGCAAATGTCACTACTCGCGCGCAGCTTTTTGATTCGGGGAACCTGGTGTTGCAAGAGATTGATTCGAGCAATAACAGGACGGTGTCTATTTGGGAGAGCTTTGGGGATCCCACGGACTCCTTCTTGCCAAGCATGGAAATCACCAATGGTGAAGGAAAGCAAGCACTTAGTTCTTGGAAAAGCTCTTCCAATCCATCTGTTGGAAATTTCTCTGCAGGTTTAGACTCTCAGAATATTCCTGAAGTTTTGATCTGGAAAATGGGTAGTCCGTATTGGAGAAGCGGGCCTTGGACCGGTCTAGTTTTCATTGGAATCCCGGATTCGAGCTCGGTGTATCTTAAACGTTTGACTCTCGTGGATGAAAAGGAAACACCTATTTATCTAACTTACACTGTTGTTAACCAGTCATTCTTGTCCAACTTCGCACTGAATCCTGAAGGAAACTTTGTACTAAAGTACTGGGATGATTTGAAGCAAAATTGGGACATTTCATGGTCGGCCTTAAACAGTGAGTGTGATGTTTATGGAACTTGCGGTTCCTTCGGGTCTTGCAATCCAAAGAGTTCACCCATATGCAGTTGTTTGAGAGGCTTCAAGCCAAAGAACATTGAGGAATGGAGTGCTGGAAATTGGACAAGTGGATGTGTTAGGAGAACACCAACACAATGTGAGAGGACAAACAGTAGTCTCGAAATTGGCAAACCAGATGGGTTTTTCAGGTTGGAGAACGTGAAAGTCCCGGACTTTGCAGAGTGGTCAAGTGGGAATAATTGCGAAGCTCTCTGCTTGGCTAATTGTTCCTGCATAGCTTATGCATACTTTGATGCGATCACCTGCATGATATGGACAGTAAATTTAATTGACATCCAGAAGTTCTCCGAAGGCGGGACCGATATTTACATTCGTGTGGCAGATTCAGAACTGA ATTACAACcggaaaaagaaagtaattataCTGGCGATGGTGATCACAGGAGCGGCCGCTGCTTCTGTCTTCACTTTCTTCCTATGCAGATGGATGGCGAAGAGGAAAG CAAGCAAGGAGCTATTACTCTCCAGAGGAAAGAAGTCAAATCGAGTGTATTCTGGTGGAAATATGCAGGTCCACGAGATAAAGAATATTAATCTTCAGAACCTACCACTCTCCACTTTCGATATGCTGGTAACCGCTACAGACAATTTCGACTCATCCAATCTGCTAGGGCAGGGGGGTTTTGGTCCAGTGTATAAG GGGAAAATGCCAAATGGACAGGAGATCGCTGTCAAGAGACTATCAAGAGCCTCCAGACAAGGCCTGCAAGAATTCATGAACGAAGTGGGGGTGATCTCAAAACTCCAACACCGAAATCTTGTCAGGCTACTTGGATGCTGTatcgaaggagatgagaagatacTGATATATGAGTATCTGCCGAACAAAAGTTTGGATGCAATTCTGTTTG ATCCCCTCATATGTCATGAGCTCGATTGGAGGAAGCGACAGAGTATAATCACTGAAATCGCTCGAGGCATACTTTACCTTCACAGAGACTCCAGACTGAGAATCATACATAGGGATTTGAAGGCCAGCAACATCTTATTGGATGAAGAGCTTAATCCGAAGATATCAGATTTTGGATTGGCGAGAATATTTGGAGGAAATCAAGATCAAGCTAAAACAAGAAAAGTAGTTGGAACATT TGGATATATGTCGCCTGAATATGCCATCCATGGTAGATACTCAGAGAAATCTGATGTGTATAGCTTCGGAGTCCTGTTACTAGAGATTTTAAGCGGAAGACGCAGCACTAGTTTCCATCCCGATGATCAGACCTTGAGTCTTCTAGGATTC GCTTGGAAATCGTGGACTGAGGAGAACACGGCAGCTTTTGTCAGCCCGGTGATATATGCGCCAAGTGATGAAATAGCCATATTAAGGTTCCTTCATGTGGGATTGTTGTGTGTGCAAGAACATATGAGAGATAGGCCATCCATGTCTACCGTCATATCGATGCTCAATAGCGAAATTCTCGACCTTCCTAGTCCGAAGGCACCGGCATTCACAAGCACTCAGGCTGATGTTAAGACTCAACAGGACCAGAAGCATTGTTCTGTTAACAATCTAACCGTTACAATTG
- the LOC115739696 gene encoding G-type lectin S-receptor-like serine/threonine-protein kinase SD1-13: MRVDKKHFVQQLLMSSIGYAGEKRDMRAIIATAVILGTIVFIVLCFYWSKLKTQRAARRRTEGEASLAVSGENMLGEKLGKANVQELVLYKLEELATATSNFSDTSKLAQGGFGPVYKGRLSNGKEIAVKRLSKTSAQGFQEFMNEMEVICKVQHQNLVKILGYCVEGDENIIIYEFMPNKSLDTYLFDPLKREHLDWRRRSNIIDGICRALLYLHRDSRLRIIHRDLKASNILLDEELNPKISDFGMARIFEGNEDQANTRRVVGTYGYMAPEYAMEGRFSEKSDVFSFGVLLLEIISGRRNTSFIEEDQSLSLLGFAWKLWKEDNALALADPKISVTCFETEVLRCINVGLLCTQLANDRPTIPTVMSLLHGEMVDLPSPNQPAYTERQPIRGTDGSEQSQNRGSINNVTLTTIEGR, from the exons ATGAGGGTTGACAAAAAGCATTTTGTTCAGCAGCTGCTTATGTCATCAATCGGATATGCAGGTGAAAAGAGAGACATGAGAGCAATCATAGCAACTGCTGTGATTTTGGGAACAATTGTTTTCATTGTTCTGTGCTTTTACTGGAGTAAGTTGAAGACACAACGAG CAGCAAGAAGACGCACGGAAGGAGAAGCCTCATTAGCAGTTTCTGGCGAAAACATGCTTGGAGAGAAACTGGGCAAAGCTAATGTCCAGGAGCTAGTACTATATAAATTGGAAGAATTGGCCACAGCAACAAGTAACTTCAGCGACACCAGTAAGCTAGCGCAGGGTGGTTTTGGGCCAGTATACAAG GGGAGACTGTCAAATGGCAAAGAAATAGCAGTCAAAAGACTATCCAAAACTTCAGCACAAGGGTTCCAGGAATTCATGAATGAAATGGAGGTCATTTGTAAGGTCCAACATCAAAATCTTGTTAAAATCCTTGGATATTGTGTTGAAGGAGATGAGAATATAATAATCTATGAGTTCATGCCAAACAAGAGCCTCGACACTTATCTTTTTG ATCCACTCAAGCGCGAACATCTTGATTGGAGAAGAAGATCCAACATCATTGATGGAATCTGTCGAGCCCTATTGTACCTTCACCGGGACTCTAGACTAAGGATAATTCATAGAGATTTAAAGGCAAGTAATATCCTGTTGGATGAAGAGCTGAATCCAAAAATTTCAGACTTTGGGATGGCAAGGATCTTTGAAGGCAATGAAGATCAAGCAAATACGCGAAGAGTCGTGGGGACCTA TGGTTACATGGCGCCTGAATATGCAATGGAAGGAcgtttttcagaaaaatcagaTGTCTTTAGCTTTGGTGTATTATTGCTAGAGATCATAAGTGGAAGACGGAACACTAGCTTTATCGAGGAAGATCAATCCTTGAGCCTTCTGGGATTT GCATGGAAGTTGTGGAAAGAAGACAATGCTCTAGCACTAGCAGACCCAAAAATATCTGTTACATGCTTTGAAACAGAGGTTTTAAGATGCATAAATGTGGGTCTTCTTTGCACACAACTTGCAAATGATAGGCCCACCATTCCGACTGTCATGTCGTTGCTCCACGGCGAAATGGTGGATCTTCCTAGTCCGAACCAGCCTGCATACACTGAGAGGCAACCAATCCGAGGCACCGATGGCTCCGAACAAAGCCAAAATAGAGGTTCTATCAACAATGTCACTCTCACAACTATTGAAGGCCGATGA